A single genomic interval of Pyrobaculum arsenaticum DSM 13514 harbors:
- a CDS encoding molecular chaperone TorD family protein, whose product MERASFYLALFLILRGDVEPRKLGLDVGAINCDVSEIGASLLREDLDPVTRSLLPKAIAQFYENYGYEVAGEPDSLLAMTAFMAQLAKTPTEESLKAQLRFLNTHLLPTLRYALQKCPDLRPIYEILVEDAEVVKTTLVKDVRG is encoded by the coding sequence CTGGCGCTCTTTTTAATTCTCAGAGGCGATGTAGAGCCGAGAAAGCTAGGCCTTGACGTAGGCGCTATAAACTGCGACGTGTCTGAAATAGGGGCATCCCTCCTCAGAGAAGACCTAGATCCTGTCACGAGATCCCTCCTGCCCAAGGCCATTGCGCAGTTCTATGAGAACTACGGCTACGAAGTAGCTGGGGAGCCGGACAGCTTATTGGCAATGACGGCGTTTATGGCACAACTTGCGAAGACGCCTACCGAGGAGTCGCTGAAGGCGCAGCTCAGATTTCTAAACACCCACCTCCTGCCTACATTAAGATATGCTTTGCAGAAATGTCCTGATCTTAGGCCCATATATGAAATCCTAGTGGAGGATGCCGAAGTAGTAAAGACTACGTTAGTGAAAGATGTCCGGGGATAA
- a CDS encoding 4Fe-4S dicluster domain-containing protein: MSLQTTRREVLKAATVAAITLAVPISAQKAERRRWAMYIDVNKCYGCYACMVACAAENNVPVGVFRTWIERHVTKGGTVIFVPKQCNHCENAPCVKPCPTGATYKRVEDGLVLVNDELCIGCGACIQACPYGARFFNPVKGVVDKCTFCEHRIYQGKLPACVETCPTGARVFGDLNDPESPVSKIIKANPTQRLKIHTGAEPMIFYKDLPSEANL, translated from the coding sequence GTGTCTCTCCAAACTACGAGGAGGGAAGTGCTTAAAGCCGCTACAGTTGCGGCAATTACGCTGGCTGTGCCAATTTCTGCACAGAAGGCGGAGAGGCGCCGCTGGGCGATGTACATCGATGTCAATAAGTGCTACGGCTGCTATGCGTGTATGGTTGCCTGTGCCGCAGAAAATAACGTACCAGTCGGGGTGTTCCGTACCTGGATAGAGCGCCACGTGACAAAAGGAGGTACTGTGATCTTTGTGCCCAAGCAGTGCAACCACTGCGAAAACGCCCCCTGCGTCAAGCCGTGCCCAACCGGGGCTACTTACAAACGCGTCGAGGACGGGCTGGTGTTGGTAAACGACGAGCTGTGTATTGGTTGCGGCGCCTGCATACAGGCATGTCCCTACGGGGCTAGGTTTTTCAACCCGGTGAAGGGCGTTGTGGACAAATGCACATTCTGCGAACATAGAATTTATCAAGGCAAGCTGCCGGCGTGTGTGGAGACCTGCCCCACCGGCGCGAGGGTCTTCGGCGATTTAAACGACCCCGAATCGCCGGTCTCGAAAATAATTAAGGCTAATCCCACGCAGAGGCTCAAGATACACACCGGCGCGGAGCCTATGATATTCTACAAAGACCTGCCATCGGAGGCGAACCTATGA
- a CDS encoding tetrathionate reductase subunit A has translation MTSRRTYLKAIAAAAALGVALWGYWPVVDKIIKPKRNPYGPDPQYGKNVRYVHTTCLGCNVRCGIRVRVVKYGDVEVIERIEGNPYHVYNRAVSFDSQVKRYKQLPYNTPVKEALERWSGTLCPRGVDGIHYVYDPYRVLKPLKRAGPRGSGKWKVITWEQLNNEVVNGGIIEETGERLPGLKDFFVYGKLKEAGFEDPNAVLSEMKADVDNIMKIARDPNKTYDELVKAIEGFKAKWSQKLGEKGLKLEDVFIDPDRPDLGTKANMVMYLRGRGQPPTDYFSQRWIYAFGSVNWTRHTSACQLGFYTGNRIWAGYTDIQADPVGAKVIIGAGWSMGRLHPGATGQGLIIERACEGDLKLYYINPVAPRTPCNGNIIWIPVKPGEDATLAFAVIRWLIENKRYNEEFLSLPNRDSAKKAGYPVNTNATWLVITEGQRFGEYLKARDIGLENSDKPVVWTGEKFATYDSVDKADLYYVGKVTLPTGEAVAVKTAFMILREEAFSRSFEEWLAIASPYEPGTPEFRDYVKKVEQMARDFADAAPRAGTMIHRGVGMHPNGEYITWAYRAIDTLIGNFHRMGGLLGRAANTSYLSYVYNVGYSGFGEPPRWGPPIDRHNYAYEATLEYWLRVKEALKEGKSWEDAVKAAFPTKRPWYPLTPEESYTEIFAGIAEGYPYKIGAFIMFYANPVLATNYGVKFVEVLKDTSKIPLFIAITTTINETAMYADYIVPDTTYLETGTMGVQFLYATSGGVTLAEPWRSPAIMPLTQRISDCPNGHPRYASFWEFFIDTAKALGMPGFGDRAVPGVKGKKYEGRWFPLHCEWEYVMRVFANAALDAKDRGLIPEQVPEEEVKFVEENYPIAQFKDIIPPEEWKYVAYGLARGGVFTSYEQSFDERGVSKRSVPGRGTLYLWDETLAKTRNSVTGEKFWGGPKYFPIATYAPAGPAFQKADKWLHGTPLRQLYPEKDWPFMLVFYTGPIYTKHRSQFYYWIKQIAPENFVLINPEDAAKIGVETGDVVRVETPVGFFEAPAVVEPTVAPGVIMVPYGMGRWADTVLVKPKYFELRDAKLKLTVDGLPEKMEVPEDAVNPVKGLPDVVKKILFTKSPAEYYEKGLAPDKWRFNGVTPNVVQMSDPSLGGWPLLSWLGASQAYFDTPVRITKTGQKHKFETPYIVW, from the coding sequence ATGACTAGCCGCAGAACTTATCTAAAAGCCATTGCCGCCGCGGCGGCGCTAGGCGTAGCGCTGTGGGGCTACTGGCCGGTAGTGGACAAGATAATAAAGCCGAAGAGAAATCCGTACGGCCCAGATCCGCAGTATGGCAAAAACGTAAGGTACGTACATACGACGTGTCTAGGTTGCAACGTCCGTTGCGGCATAAGGGTAAGAGTCGTAAAGTATGGAGATGTGGAGGTTATAGAAAGGATAGAGGGGAACCCCTACCACGTATACAACAGGGCGGTTTCCTTCGATAGTCAAGTTAAGAGGTATAAGCAGCTACCCTACAACACGCCGGTGAAAGAGGCGCTGGAGAGGTGGTCCGGCACGCTGTGTCCCAGAGGTGTCGACGGAATTCACTACGTCTACGACCCCTATAGGGTGTTGAAGCCCCTAAAGCGCGCAGGCCCGAGGGGAAGCGGCAAGTGGAAAGTCATCACGTGGGAGCAGTTAAACAACGAGGTTGTAAACGGCGGCATTATTGAAGAGACAGGAGAGAGGTTGCCAGGTCTAAAAGATTTCTTCGTCTACGGGAAGCTCAAAGAAGCCGGTTTTGAGGATCCCAACGCAGTCTTAAGCGAGATGAAGGCAGATGTTGACAACATAATGAAAATAGCCCGAGACCCCAACAAGACATACGACGAATTAGTAAAGGCGATAGAGGGATTTAAGGCTAAGTGGAGTCAGAAGCTGGGAGAAAAGGGGCTGAAACTAGAGGACGTATTTATCGACCCGGATAGGCCCGACCTTGGCACTAAGGCCAACATGGTGATGTACCTCAGAGGGCGCGGCCAACCGCCTACAGACTACTTCTCACAGAGGTGGATATATGCCTTCGGTTCAGTTAACTGGACTAGACACACGTCGGCTTGTCAGCTGGGCTTTTATACGGGCAATAGGATATGGGCTGGTTATACTGATATACAAGCTGATCCGGTGGGGGCAAAGGTAATAATCGGAGCTGGTTGGTCGATGGGCAGGTTGCACCCCGGAGCCACCGGCCAAGGTTTAATAATCGAGAGGGCATGCGAGGGGGATCTGAAGCTATATTACATAAACCCAGTGGCGCCCAGGACACCGTGTAATGGCAATATTATCTGGATTCCCGTAAAGCCTGGAGAAGACGCCACACTCGCCTTCGCGGTAATTAGGTGGCTGATAGAGAACAAGAGGTACAACGAGGAGTTCTTGTCGCTACCTAACAGAGACTCGGCGAAGAAGGCTGGATATCCTGTCAACACAAACGCCACTTGGCTCGTCATTACTGAGGGCCAGCGCTTTGGCGAGTACTTAAAGGCTAGAGACATTGGGCTAGAGAACTCCGACAAGCCCGTGGTCTGGACAGGGGAGAAGTTCGCCACGTACGACTCTGTCGATAAGGCAGATCTATACTACGTGGGCAAAGTGACGTTGCCAACGGGAGAGGCCGTAGCTGTAAAGACTGCGTTTATGATACTGCGTGAAGAGGCGTTCAGCAGATCGTTTGAAGAGTGGCTCGCCATAGCAAGCCCCTACGAGCCCGGAACTCCCGAGTTCCGCGACTATGTCAAGAAGGTTGAGCAAATGGCTAGGGACTTCGCTGACGCCGCGCCGAGGGCTGGCACTATGATACACAGAGGTGTCGGCATGCATCCCAACGGCGAGTATATCACCTGGGCGTATAGAGCAATTGATACTCTGATAGGAAACTTCCATAGAATGGGTGGTTTGCTGGGCCGCGCCGCTAATACGTCTTACCTTAGCTATGTTTATAATGTCGGATACTCGGGCTTCGGCGAGCCGCCTAGGTGGGGGCCGCCGATAGATAGACACAACTACGCATACGAAGCCACTTTGGAGTATTGGCTGAGAGTGAAAGAAGCGCTTAAGGAGGGTAAATCTTGGGAAGACGCCGTTAAGGCCGCTTTCCCAACGAAGAGGCCGTGGTACCCGCTCACGCCGGAGGAGAGCTACACTGAGATATTTGCTGGAATAGCAGAGGGTTATCCCTACAAGATCGGCGCGTTTATTATGTTCTATGCAAATCCCGTATTAGCAACTAACTACGGTGTGAAGTTCGTAGAAGTATTGAAGGACACTTCCAAGATTCCCTTGTTCATAGCTATCACTACGACAATAAACGAAACGGCAATGTACGCGGACTACATAGTCCCAGATACAACCTATCTCGAGACGGGCACCATGGGAGTCCAGTTCTTATATGCCACAAGTGGAGGTGTAACCTTGGCTGAGCCTTGGCGTTCCCCGGCAATAATGCCGCTGACACAGAGGATTAGCGACTGTCCCAACGGCCATCCGAGATATGCCAGTTTTTGGGAGTTCTTCATAGACACGGCAAAGGCCTTGGGCATGCCAGGCTTTGGTGACAGAGCAGTGCCGGGCGTGAAGGGCAAAAAATACGAGGGCCGGTGGTTCCCGCTCCACTGCGAGTGGGAGTACGTCATGAGGGTATTTGCCAATGCCGCACTAGACGCAAAAGACCGCGGCCTAATACCTGAACAAGTGCCGGAAGAAGAGGTTAAATTCGTCGAGGAGAACTACCCAATCGCCCAGTTTAAGGACATAATCCCGCCGGAGGAGTGGAAATATGTCGCATATGGCTTGGCCCGCGGCGGGGTTTTCACAAGCTACGAGCAGTCTTTCGACGAGCGCGGCGTTTCTAAGAGAAGCGTGCCCGGAAGAGGTACGTTGTACCTATGGGACGAGACGTTGGCTAAGACCCGCAACAGTGTAACTGGCGAGAAGTTCTGGGGCGGACCGAAGTACTTCCCCATCGCCACCTACGCACCTGCCGGCCCCGCTTTCCAGAAGGCGGATAAGTGGCTACACGGCACACCGCTGAGACAGCTGTACCCAGAAAAGGACTGGCCGTTTATGCTAGTATTCTATACGGGGCCTATCTACACTAAACACAGAAGCCAGTTCTACTACTGGATTAAGCAAATCGCGCCTGAGAACTTCGTGCTGATAAACCCAGAAGACGCCGCAAAGATAGGAGTCGAAACTGGGGATGTGGTGAGGGTCGAGACGCCTGTGGGCTTCTTTGAGGCGCCGGCCGTGGTGGAGCCCACCGTGGCGCCCGGCGTTATAATGGTGCCGTACGGAATGGGGAGGTGGGCAGACACTGTGTTGGTAAAGCCCAAGTACTTTGAGCTGAGGGATGCCAAGCTTAAGCTGACAGTTGACGGGCTCCCTGAAAAGATGGAGGTGCCAGAAGACGCAGTAAACCCAGTGAAAGGCCTGCCAGATGTGGTGAAGAAGATATTGTTCACCAAGAGCCCCGCCGAGTACTACGAAAAGGGGCTAGCCCCTGATAAGTGGAGGTTCAACGGCGTTACGCCAAATGTAGTCCAGATGAGCGACCCCTCCCTGGGCGGGTGGCCACTACTCAGCTGGCTCGGAGCATCTCAAGCGTACTTCGACACACCTGTAAGAATTACCAAGACCGGCCAGAAACATAAATTCGAGACGCCGTACATAGTCTGGTAA
- a CDS encoding DUF981 family protein, with the protein MDPLDLWLQVLGVALLLIAYWVYRNFVKQPDAGINKAFAAGAIPLGVYILATGIWSTATWPLPGPYNILFSDSWPLLGVVLISLGLASWFSLLVRIVFYAYAGLSLPILVYGVAIAYYHLTQEPELAAAMFILIGLAGLISPALATKWGRPIAMAIIIMLAVAAVIAFFTGISASFAHIPRWAKWSPWYGKVVVG; encoded by the coding sequence ATGGATCCACTTGATCTTTGGCTTCAGGTATTAGGAGTTGCCCTTTTGCTTATCGCCTACTGGGTGTATAGAAACTTTGTAAAGCAGCCGGATGCAGGGATAAACAAGGCCTTCGCCGCAGGTGCCATACCCCTAGGCGTCTACATACTTGCAACCGGAATTTGGTCCACTGCGACGTGGCCCCTACCCGGTCCATATAATATCCTCTTCTCTGACAGCTGGCCGTTGCTTGGAGTGGTGTTAATATCACTGGGGCTTGCCAGCTGGTTCTCGCTCCTTGTAAGAATCGTCTTCTATGCATATGCAGGTCTTTCACTGCCAATATTGGTATACGGCGTAGCGATAGCGTATTACCACCTAACGCAAGAGCCCGAGCTTGCCGCCGCGATGTTTATCTTGATAGGCTTGGCCGGGCTAATAAGCCCAGCCCTAGCCACCAAGTGGGGGAGACCAATAGCCATGGCAATTATCATAATGCTAGCCGTCGCCGCCGTGATTGCATTCTTTACCGGCATAAGCGCCTCATTTGCCCATATACCGAGGTGGGCGAAGTGGAGCCCGTGGTACGGTAAAGTTGTAGTTGGGTAA
- a CDS encoding LysE family translocator: protein MSLVSFASGLWLGYSLAVPPGPMNALIAAWALRSFRHGFAVGAGAMSADFILMIITLYLYSALRTFGQGVFVPFFILGGAFFLYLAYRIGKSQPPERREANPGSPLKGYLMGLSLGVVNPYQVGWWLTSGLSSIHQFGVEWAAGLFFAILTWITGFPAAVRAGWELNKRATWLAIKVFSVVTLLAFGVYFTAQGIMTLARL, encoded by the coding sequence ATGAGCTTAGTCTCATTCGCTTCTGGACTGTGGCTGGGTTACAGCTTAGCCGTCCCTCCGGGCCCTATGAACGCCCTCATAGCGGCTTGGGCGTTGAGGAGCTTCCGACACGGCTTCGCCGTGGGCGCCGGGGCCATGAGCGCCGACTTCATCCTTATGATCATTACGCTTTACCTATACTCCGCTTTGAGAACCTTCGGCCAAGGCGTCTTTGTGCCATTCTTCATTCTAGGCGGCGCCTTCTTTCTCTACCTGGCGTATAGGATCGGAAAGTCGCAACCTCCAGAGAGGCGAGAGGCAAACCCCGGCTCGCCCCTCAAGGGGTACCTAATGGGGCTATCCCTCGGTGTGGTAAACCCCTACCAGGTTGGGTGGTGGCTCACGTCGGGGCTCAGCTCCATCCACCAATTCGGCGTGGAGTGGGCCGCCGGCCTGTTCTTCGCTATCTTAACCTGGATTACGGGGTTCCCAGCCGCCGTGAGGGCGGGGTGGGAGCTGAATAAGAGGGCGACGTGGCTGGCCATAAAGGTCTTCTCAGTCGTCACGTTGCTGGCATTCGGCGTATACTTTACTGCACAGGGTATAATGACGCTGGCGCGCTTGTGA
- a CDS encoding PIN domain-containing protein, with amino-acid sequence MKCLIDTSVLVHSILTGDLSEIKSVEGAVPLVALEEAMYILIRVSAKEAGRGGFYEAKRAFEQGELNLAWRRIRVLNKLAQLLGVVEHKAEDVERAKQIMARYGLLPNDALIAATALRLGYGLLTKDSDFKKVEELTLC; translated from the coding sequence ATGAAATGTTTGATTGACACCTCTGTCCTAGTCCACTCCATATTAACAGGCGACCTCTCTGAAATAAAAAGCGTAGAGGGGGCGGTGCCGCTTGTCGCGCTGGAAGAGGCTATGTACATCCTTATACGTGTCTCTGCCAAGGAGGCCGGGCGCGGGGGTTTTTACGAGGCGAAGAGGGCATTTGAACAAGGCGAGCTAAACCTAGCATGGAGGCGAATTAGAGTTCTGAATAAACTTGCACAGCTTCTAGGCGTCGTGGAGCACAAGGCTGAAGACGTAGAGAGGGCAAAGCAAATTATGGCAAGGTACGGCCTTCTGCCAAACGACGCGCTTATCGCAGCCACAGCCCTGCGGCTGGGATACGGGCTTTTGACCAAAGATTCCGATTTCAAAAAAGTAGAAGAGTTAACTCTCTGCTGA
- a CDS encoding Nre family DNA repair protein: MMVFLYHRAVGFVRGDLCVKCRGGRYLCGLSYCPLLVRQAAAPFRQPPPKELYGSSPPSVFVGRMGYPKVRLYPSSPPEVGDTTPYENPGEWLHMSLERFLAMRLSLYRGAVVLRVEDAARPPRLLQDVQLLALSQRPVEVYLQFRKPPRGVHFSEYSPPMGPSAPAERVEVEGTPALPRAAEKAYSDVDLKAAEAVVELYRHGLEVAYISRALSVGALGGRRRRLVPTRWAITAVDKIISDHLVEKVKDYPEVDGYYLYARRTVGNLFIAILAPSKWAYEWGEAFEPRTVWNPGGSVEMELDYELYGGRRDYPEIGGCYYAARLATAEALMRMRRQAAAILWREVYTGFTTPTGVWWVRENVRAMFKDEPARFDTLEEALEAASYLLKIPMERWLTMSRIVHLLKNRLV; encoded by the coding sequence ATGATGGTGTTTTTATACCACAGAGCTGTGGGTTTTGTGAGAGGCGACCTCTGCGTCAAGTGCCGCGGCGGGCGTTATCTCTGCGGGTTGTCTTACTGCCCGTTGTTGGTGAGGCAAGCCGCGGCGCCATTTAGACAGCCGCCGCCTAAGGAGCTGTACGGCTCCAGCCCCCCTTCCGTATTTGTCGGCAGGATGGGGTATCCCAAGGTGAGGCTCTACCCATCATCGCCGCCGGAGGTTGGAGACACGACGCCTTATGAAAACCCCGGGGAGTGGCTTCACATGTCTCTAGAGCGCTTCCTCGCAATGAGGCTCTCCTTGTACAGAGGAGCCGTCGTGCTTAGAGTTGAAGACGCGGCGAGGCCCCCCAGGTTGCTTCAAGACGTCCAGTTGTTAGCCCTCTCACAAAGGCCAGTTGAGGTGTATCTACAATTCCGCAAGCCGCCCAGAGGCGTGCATTTCAGCGAATATTCGCCGCCCATGGGTCCCTCTGCGCCCGCAGAGAGGGTAGAGGTCGAGGGAACACCCGCCCTGCCCAGAGCCGCCGAAAAGGCCTACTCAGACGTAGACCTAAAGGCGGCGGAGGCCGTGGTGGAGTTGTACAGACACGGCCTAGAGGTGGCATACATTTCAAGGGCGCTAAGCGTCGGCGCCCTTGGGGGGAGGCGAAGGAGGCTTGTCCCCACGCGCTGGGCGATCACAGCCGTAGATAAAATCATTTCAGACCACCTTGTAGAGAAGGTGAAGGATTATCCCGAGGTAGACGGCTACTACCTATACGCCAGGAGGACGGTGGGGAACCTCTTCATAGCCATACTGGCGCCGTCTAAGTGGGCGTACGAGTGGGGGGAGGCCTTTGAGCCTCGCACGGTGTGGAACCCCGGCGGGTCGGTCGAGATGGAGCTGGACTACGAGCTCTACGGCGGCCGCCGAGACTACCCGGAAATCGGCGGTTGCTACTACGCCGCCCGGCTCGCCACTGCTGAGGCCCTTATGCGGATGAGGAGACAAGCCGCTGCGATACTCTGGCGAGAGGTCTACACAGGCTTCACCACACCAACGGGGGTCTGGTGGGTGAGAGAAAACGTGAGGGCGATGTTTAAAGACGAGCCCGCTCGGTTTGACACACTGGAGGAGGCCCTCGAGGCTGCGTCCTACCTCTTGAAAATCCCAATGGAGAGGTGGTTAACCATGTCGAGAATAGTGCACCTACTCAAAAACAGGCTGGTGTAA